In Streptosporangium album, the following are encoded in one genomic region:
- a CDS encoding helix-turn-helix transcriptional regulator yields the protein MWETSTRLLRLLSLLQTRRDWSGAELAERLEITPRTVRRDIDRLRGLGYPVLATAGTAGYRLGAGADLPPLLLDDDEAVAVAMGLRTAAGGSITGIEETSVRALAKVEQVLPSRLRHRINALQSVTVPMANTGPTVDPSTLTAIAAACRDSLRLRFDYRTHDGTSSIRTTEPHRLVHAGRRWYLIGWDVDRQDWRTYRVDRLDPRTPTGPRFTPRTPPDPDISGYTSRAISTSAYRYQARFTLHVSAETAAERIAPTTGALEPIDEHSCTLRAGSNSLDELAIYVTTKGFDFQVHEPPELVEHVRTLAARLASATD from the coding sequence ATGTGGGAAACCTCGACACGGCTGCTGCGACTGCTCTCGCTCCTGCAGACCCGACGCGACTGGTCCGGCGCCGAACTGGCCGAGCGACTGGAGATCACTCCACGAACCGTGCGCCGCGACATCGACCGGCTGCGCGGCCTGGGCTACCCCGTGCTGGCCACCGCGGGCACCGCCGGCTACCGGCTGGGCGCCGGCGCGGACCTGCCGCCGCTGCTGCTCGACGACGACGAAGCCGTCGCGGTCGCGATGGGCCTGCGCACGGCCGCTGGCGGTTCGATCACCGGCATCGAGGAGACCTCAGTGCGGGCCCTGGCCAAGGTCGAACAGGTACTGCCGTCCCGGCTGCGCCACCGGATCAACGCCCTGCAGTCGGTGACGGTGCCGATGGCCAACACCGGCCCCACCGTCGACCCGAGCACCCTCACCGCCATCGCCGCCGCCTGCCGCGACTCGCTGCGCCTGCGCTTCGACTACCGCACCCACGACGGAACCAGCAGCATCCGCACGACCGAGCCGCACCGGCTGGTGCACGCGGGCCGGCGCTGGTACCTCATCGGCTGGGACGTCGACCGCCAGGACTGGCGCACCTACCGCGTGGACCGCCTCGACCCGCGCACGCCCACCGGCCCCCGGTTCACCCCGCGCACCCCACCAGACCCCGATATCAGCGGCTACACCTCGCGGGCGATCTCCACATCGGCCTACCGCTACCAGGCCCGGTTCACCCTGCACGTCAGCGCCGAGACCGCGGCGGAGCGGATCGCCCCCACCACCGGAGCGCTGGAGCCGATCGACGAGCACAGCTGCACCCTGCGGGCCGGGTCCAACTCGCTGGACGAGTTGGCCATCTACGTGACAACCAAAGGGTTCGACTTCCAGGTGCACGAACCCCCGGAGCTTGTCGAGCACGTCAGGACGCTGGCAGCCCGGCTCGCCAGCGCGACGGATTAG
- a CDS encoding DUF6624 domain-containing protein — protein MLDAELRDELLCRMDRDQAVRTVAPLGVPLPREIDEEWDAVDTDNTAFLKGVIAERGWPGNDMVGEEAAHAAWVLIQHADLDLEFQRSCLPLLRAAVDAGQAKPSNLAYLIDRVRVAEGRPQVYGTQYCMQNGVFGPRPTEDPDHLDERRAEVGLAPRADYDRTMRDLYE, from the coding sequence TTGCTTGATGCTGAGCTTCGGGATGAGTTGCTATGTCGCATGGATCGTGACCAGGCTGTGCGAACTGTGGCACCCCTCGGCGTCCCGCTGCCTCGGGAGATCGACGAGGAGTGGGATGCCGTCGATACCGACAACACCGCATTCTTGAAGGGCGTGATCGCCGAGCGCGGTTGGCCGGGCAACGACATGGTCGGTGAAGAAGCCGCTCACGCTGCGTGGGTGCTGATCCAGCACGCTGACCTGGATCTGGAGTTTCAGCGCAGCTGCCTGCCGCTCCTCCGAGCTGCTGTTGACGCGGGTCAGGCCAAGCCGTCCAACTTGGCGTATCTCATCGACCGCGTCCGCGTGGCCGAAGGCCGACCCCAGGTGTACGGCACCCAGTACTGCATGCAGAACGGGGTGTTCGGGCCCCGGCCAACCGAGGATCCTGATCACCTCGACGAACGACGTGCCGAGGTCGGCTTGGCCCCGCGGGCGGACTACGACCGTACGATGCGTGATCTGTACGAGTGA
- the ltrA gene encoding group II intron reverse transcriptase/maturase produces MSELRQQDKPFQIDKWKVWEAFQRVKANKGAAGVDEESIAQFEADRDRNLYRIWNRLSSGSYFPPPVKAVEIPKPQGRGVRVLGVPTVADRVAQTVVRMYLEPKVEPIFHPDSYGYRPGKSALDAVGACRVRCWRKDWVIDMDIRAFFDTVPHDLVLKAVAKHLSPDQRWILLYVQRWLTAPMQRQDGTLVARDRGTPQGSAISPLLANLFMHYAFDAWLAREFPALGFERYCDDAVVHCGSRRQAEYVRDAIAMRLAQVGLELHPDKTCIIYCKDADRTGSHEHTRFTFLGYEFRPRLAKNKHGKHFVSFLPAVSTQAMKAMGAVIRSWHLSRRSDKSLDDLARMFNSIVQGWINYYGRFYRSRLLSFLRHLNKLLVGWACRKYKRLKRRERRAMAWLAEIARRSPRLFAHWRLGARPDGWAMGAG; encoded by the coding sequence GTGAGCGAACTCAGGCAGCAGGACAAGCCGTTTCAGATCGACAAGTGGAAGGTCTGGGAAGCGTTTCAGAGAGTCAAGGCCAACAAGGGGGCGGCGGGGGTCGATGAGGAGTCGATCGCGCAGTTCGAGGCCGATCGGGACCGGAATCTGTATCGGATCTGGAACCGGTTGTCCTCAGGCTCGTACTTCCCGCCGCCGGTGAAAGCGGTGGAGATCCCCAAGCCGCAAGGGCGAGGGGTGCGGGTGCTGGGCGTGCCGACCGTGGCCGACCGGGTGGCCCAGACGGTGGTGCGGATGTATCTGGAGCCGAAGGTCGAACCGATCTTCCATCCGGATTCCTACGGCTATCGGCCGGGCAAGTCGGCGCTGGATGCGGTTGGGGCGTGCCGGGTGCGGTGCTGGCGGAAGGATTGGGTGATCGACATGGACATCCGGGCCTTCTTCGACACCGTGCCGCATGACCTGGTGCTCAAGGCCGTCGCCAAGCACCTTTCACCGGATCAGCGGTGGATCCTGTTGTATGTCCAGCGGTGGTTGACCGCTCCGATGCAACGGCAGGATGGCACCCTGGTCGCCCGAGATCGCGGGACCCCGCAGGGGTCGGCGATTTCACCTTTGCTGGCTAACCTGTTCATGCATTACGCGTTCGACGCCTGGCTGGCCCGGGAATTTCCGGCGCTTGGGTTCGAGCGTTACTGCGATGACGCGGTGGTGCACTGCGGCAGCCGCCGGCAGGCCGAATACGTGCGAGACGCGATTGCAATGCGTCTGGCGCAGGTCGGCCTGGAGTTGCATCCGGACAAGACATGCATCATCTACTGCAAGGACGCCGACCGGACGGGCTCGCACGAGCACACCCGGTTCACGTTCTTGGGCTATGAGTTCCGGCCCCGGCTGGCCAAGAACAAGCACGGCAAGCACTTCGTGTCGTTCTTGCCCGCGGTCAGCACGCAGGCGATGAAGGCGATGGGAGCGGTGATCCGCTCCTGGCATCTGTCCCGGCGCAGTGACAAGTCTCTGGACGACCTTGCCCGCATGTTCAACAGCATCGTGCAGGGGTGGATCAACTATTACGGGCGCTTCTACCGGTCCCGGTTGCTCTCCTTCCTCCGGCATCTCAACAAGCTCCTGGTGGGCTGGGCGTGCCGGAAATACAAACGGCTCAAACGCCGGGAACGGCGCGCGATGGCCTGGCTGGCCGAGATCGCCCGGCGATCTCCCCGCCTGTTCGCGCACTGGCGTCTCGGCGCTCGTCCTGACGGCTGGGCGATGGGAGCCGGATAA
- a CDS encoding reverse transcriptase domain-containing protein produces the protein MNTDELEYAMHMAERRVLGIQTKLHRWASDDPHRRFDDLFNLVTDPAFLLVAWVRVRGNKGARTAGVDGETAHYIQAVRGLEGFLAELRDDLKARTFRPLPVRQRAIPKAGGKVRYLGIATIRDRVVQASLKLVLEPIFEADFLPCSYGFRPNRRAHDAVAEVHHFTSRSYEWIVEGDIKACFDEISHSALMDRVRDRVGDKRVLALVKAFLKAGILTENGTLADTNAGSPQGSILSPLLSNVALSVLDEFIAQGPGGPGASPYERAKRRRQGLPNYRLCRYADDCAPRTLMEVVM, from the coding sequence GTGAATACCGACGAACTGGAATACGCCATGCATATGGCGGAGCGCCGGGTACTGGGGATCCAAACCAAGCTGCACCGCTGGGCCAGTGATGATCCTCATCGCCGGTTCGATGATCTGTTCAATCTCGTCACCGATCCCGCGTTCTTGCTGGTCGCGTGGGTTCGGGTGCGGGGTAACAAAGGAGCTCGTACGGCCGGGGTGGACGGCGAGACCGCCCACTATATTCAGGCTGTGCGCGGGCTGGAGGGGTTTCTCGCGGAGCTACGGGATGATCTCAAAGCCCGTACGTTCCGTCCTCTGCCGGTCCGGCAGCGAGCGATTCCCAAGGCGGGCGGTAAGGTCCGCTACCTGGGGATCGCGACGATCCGGGACCGGGTGGTCCAGGCTTCTTTAAAACTGGTGTTGGAGCCGATTTTCGAGGCGGATTTCCTCCCGTGCTCCTACGGGTTCCGTCCGAACCGTCGGGCTCATGACGCGGTGGCTGAGGTGCACCATTTCACTTCCCGTTCTTATGAGTGGATCGTGGAAGGGGACATCAAAGCCTGCTTCGACGAAATTTCGCATTCGGCGCTCATGGATCGGGTGCGCGATCGCGTTGGAGACAAACGTGTCTTGGCCTTGGTGAAGGCGTTCCTTAAGGCGGGCATTCTCACCGAGAATGGCACGCTGGCGGATACCAACGCTGGTTCCCCGCAAGGGTCGATTCTCTCCCCGTTGCTGAGCAACGTGGCCCTGTCGGTCCTGGACGAGTTCATCGCCCAGGGTCCGGGAGGACCGGGAGCCAGCCCATATGAACGGGCCAAGCGACGCCGTCAAGGTCTGCCCAACTATCGGCTCTGCCGTTACGCGGACGACTGTGCGCCACGAACGCTGATGGAGGTTGTGATGTAG
- a CDS encoding winged helix DNA-binding domain-containing protein has product MTNRSAAVPRLSWADVCGRRLDRHGLFAPVRDGRPADAVAAMCGAHAQVLSAAEVSIGLRVAGATRTTVRDALWSERSLVKTYGPRGTVHLLPTVDLPLWTGALSAVPPATNPMPANVRLTPEQTDEVVAAIAATLADAELTIDELGAEVAVRTGPWATDPVVPAFQGMWPRWRQAMHLAAHRGALCFGPNRGRNVTFTSPQRWLHGFQPAAASDALAGLVRRYLHAYGPATPQHFAQWLSAPRGWATKLFDSLAGELEQVEVGGARAWVASGDTAAASLPPCGVRLLPYFDHYTVGSHPRELLFPGPAARRALAGGQAGNFPVLLIDGMVAGVWHQRRSGRKLDITVEPLTLLTPSQRRDLDDQVGRIGEILEGEPRLTIGTVTVGGHA; this is encoded by the coding sequence ATGACCAACCGTTCCGCCGCCGTGCCGCGGCTGTCCTGGGCCGACGTATGTGGCCGGCGGCTCGACCGGCACGGACTGTTCGCCCCGGTGCGCGACGGCCGACCAGCCGACGCCGTCGCCGCCATGTGCGGCGCGCATGCCCAGGTACTGTCCGCCGCCGAAGTGTCCATCGGGCTCCGCGTCGCCGGTGCCACGCGGACCACTGTCCGGGACGCGCTGTGGAGCGAACGCAGTTTGGTGAAGACGTACGGGCCGCGCGGCACCGTACACCTGCTGCCGACAGTTGACCTGCCACTGTGGACCGGCGCGCTCAGCGCGGTACCCCCGGCGACGAACCCCATGCCCGCCAACGTGCGACTGACCCCCGAACAGACCGACGAGGTCGTCGCGGCGATCGCGGCGACACTAGCCGACGCCGAACTCACCATCGACGAACTCGGCGCGGAGGTGGCCGTCCGTACCGGGCCCTGGGCCACTGACCCGGTGGTGCCCGCATTCCAGGGCATGTGGCCACGCTGGCGGCAAGCCATGCACCTCGCCGCACACCGCGGCGCGCTGTGTTTCGGCCCGAACCGCGGGCGAAACGTCACCTTTACCAGCCCGCAGCGGTGGCTGCACGGATTCCAGCCGGCCGCGGCATCCGACGCGCTCGCCGGCCTTGTCCGCCGCTACCTGCACGCCTACGGCCCGGCCACGCCGCAGCACTTCGCGCAATGGCTGTCCGCCCCGCGCGGTTGGGCGACCAAACTGTTCGACTCCCTCGCGGGTGAACTGGAACAGGTCGAGGTCGGTGGCGCCCGCGCATGGGTTGCCTCCGGTGACACTGCCGCGGCATCCCTGCCACCGTGCGGCGTGCGGCTGCTGCCGTACTTCGACCACTACACCGTTGGCAGCCATCCCCGGGAGCTGCTCTTCCCGGGACCAGCCGCACGACGCGCGCTCGCCGGCGGCCAGGCCGGCAACTTTCCAGTACTGCTGATCGACGGCATGGTCGCAGGCGTCTGGCATCAGCGCCGCTCCGGACGCAAGCTGGACATCACGGTCGAGCCGTTGACCCTGCTCACCCCCTCCCAACGTCGGGACCTCGACGACCAAGTGGGGCGCATCGGAGAGATCCTGGAGGGAGAACCGCGGTTGACCATCGGCACGGTGACCGTTGGGGGCCATGCATAG
- a CDS encoding IS5 family transposase encodes MNTGGDDARRAYPCALTDAMWQVVSAHLPVRDTTKGGRPLKHGHRLIIDTILYVLVSGCAWRLVPHDLAPWHAVYRWFRYWSALGVWDDIHDVLRDQVRQADGRDPAPTAAVLDSQSAKSACGGEQIGYDAGKRVRGRKRHLLVDTNGLLLVCMVHSASVQDRAGARLVLHSIDQQYPTIGLIWVDGGYANSVDASLIDWADHELGIKLEVVKRNDDIKGFQLLPRRWVVERTLCATRRSCAVRRWESKEV; translated from the coding sequence ATGAATACTGGCGGGGATGACGCCCGCCGAGCCTACCCGTGCGCACTGACCGACGCGATGTGGCAGGTCGTATCCGCTCACCTGCCGGTACGGGATACGACCAAGGGTGGACGACCGTTGAAGCACGGCCACCGGCTTATCATCGACACAATTCTGTACGTACTGGTCTCCGGCTGCGCCTGGCGTCTGGTCCCGCACGATCTGGCCCCGTGGCACGCCGTCTACCGGTGGTTCCGGTACTGGAGCGCGTTGGGGGTGTGGGACGACATCCACGACGTGTTACGTGACCAGGTGCGCCAGGCCGACGGCCGCGACCCGGCCCCCACCGCGGCGGTGCTGGACTCTCAGTCGGCCAAATCCGCCTGCGGCGGCGAGCAGATCGGATACGACGCGGGAAAGAGAGTGCGAGGCCGCAAGCGGCATCTGCTGGTCGACACGAACGGGCTGCTGCTGGTCTGCATGGTGCACTCCGCCTCGGTGCAGGACCGCGCCGGGGCCAGGCTGGTGCTGCACTCCATCGACCAGCAGTACCCCACCATCGGGCTGATCTGGGTCGACGGCGGGTACGCCAACAGCGTCGACGCCAGCCTCATCGACTGGGCCGACCACGAACTGGGCATCAAGCTGGAAGTCGTCAAACGCAACGACGACATCAAAGGCTTCCAACTACTGCCGCGCAGATGGGTCGTGGAGAGGACCTTGTGCGCCACGAGGCGCTCGTGCGCCGTGAGGCGCTGGGAATCGAAGGAGGTGTGA
- a CDS encoding group II intron reverse transcriptase/maturase gives MRFPRPTLHLLGFTGPKAEAEEIKQRLAAFLREDLKLELSHDKTPITHARTRAARFLGYEINVRHNSSKATRGRRAVNGGIGLRVPLDVVKAKCVPYLARGKPERQAALINSDDHTIVATFGAIYRGIVQYYLLAGDVHRLHRLHWVMSTSMLKTLAGKHRSTVSKMAAKHKAKIETPHGLRTCFEARIERDGRKPLS, from the coding sequence GTGCGATTCCCCCGGCCTACTCTCCACCTTCTCGGGTTCACCGGGCCCAAGGCCGAAGCCGAGGAGATCAAACAGCGTCTGGCGGCGTTCCTGCGCGAGGACCTCAAGCTGGAACTGTCCCACGACAAGACGCCGATCACCCACGCCCGTACCCGGGCGGCACGGTTCCTCGGCTATGAGATCAACGTTCGGCACAACAGCAGCAAGGCCACCCGGGGCCGCAGAGCGGTCAACGGAGGGATCGGGCTGCGCGTGCCGCTGGACGTGGTCAAGGCCAAATGCGTCCCCTACCTTGCCCGGGGCAAACCCGAACGGCAAGCGGCCCTGATCAACAGCGACGACCACACCATCGTCGCCACGTTTGGAGCCATCTATCGGGGGATCGTCCAGTACTACCTGCTGGCCGGGGACGTTCACCGGCTGCATCGTCTGCACTGGGTCATGAGCACCTCGATGCTCAAGACCCTGGCAGGCAAGCACCGTTCGACGGTGTCGAAGATGGCGGCCAAACATAAAGCCAAGATCGAGACGCCTCACGGGCTGCGGACCTGTTTCGAAGCCCGTATCGAACGAGACGGCAGGAAACCACTGAGCTAA
- a CDS encoding HNH endonuclease: MITTRDQREYTLTRSHQAPDQHLQDETISLVARFGGIPLQRQRMAAIIDRQPVRVDYPRKELIKRLLADTCELCQRTDNIQVHHVRKLADLARPGQHQPVWMRAMAKRRRKSLVVCDACHAHIHAGQSAAPLTQ, translated from the coding sequence ATGATCACCACCCGCGACCAGCGCGAGTACACCCTCACTCGATCACACCAGGCGCCTGACCAGCACCTTCAGGATGAAACGATCTCACTGGTCGCGCGGTTCGGTGGGATTCCGCTCCAGCGGCAGAGAATGGCGGCCATCATCGACCGTCAGCCGGTCCGGGTGGACTATCCGCGCAAGGAGCTGATCAAACGACTCCTGGCCGATACCTGCGAACTCTGCCAGCGAACGGACAACATCCAAGTGCACCACGTCCGCAAGCTCGCCGATCTCGCCAGACCCGGACAGCACCAGCCCGTCTGGATGCGAGCCATGGCCAAGCGGCGCCGCAAATCCCTGGTGGTCTGCGACGCCTGCCACGCCCACATCCACGCCGGGCAGTCCGCCGCACCACTCACGCAGTAG
- a CDS encoding transposase family protein produces MTTTNTTAEDAPSPVYRCLLPLSTRTLTFVADLLRGHLKVIGSRWRKLSPGQIATIVVAFLRHDHRLADLAGANHVSASTVRRWMLEVIDLLATRAPRLDRVLKKLAKSGGEVVLLDGTLVRTRRRTGADNRKNYSGKHKVHGVLVLALTDRKGNLLWISAARPGRSSEITTARHNRLTEQLRRAGLGAIADLGFVGLDDNPDDPVIITGRKAARNRPLTTAEKQANQLISAERAPVEHGFAALKNRRILIKVRMRATHATTLLRALMVLATTEHTR; encoded by the coding sequence GTGACAACAACCAACACCACGGCCGAGGACGCGCCGTCCCCTGTCTACCGCTGCCTGCTGCCGCTGTCCACCCGAACCCTCACCTTCGTCGCCGACCTGCTGCGCGGCCATCTGAAGGTGATCGGCTCACGGTGGCGGAAACTGTCCCCGGGCCAGATCGCCACCATCGTGGTCGCCTTCCTCCGCCACGATCACCGCCTGGCCGACCTGGCCGGCGCCAACCACGTCTCGGCCTCCACCGTGCGCCGCTGGATGCTGGAGGTCATCGACCTGCTGGCCACCCGCGCGCCCCGCCTGGACCGCGTCCTGAAGAAGCTCGCCAAGTCCGGGGGTGAAGTGGTGCTGCTGGATGGCACCCTGGTGCGCACCCGCCGCCGCACCGGCGCCGACAACCGCAAGAACTACTCGGGGAAACACAAGGTCCATGGGGTGTTGGTGCTGGCCCTGACCGACCGCAAGGGCAACCTGCTGTGGATCTCGGCCGCCCGGCCTGGCCGCTCCAGCGAGATCACTACCGCCCGTCACAACCGGCTCACCGAGCAGCTCCGCAGGGCCGGGCTGGGCGCCATCGCCGATCTCGGCTTCGTCGGCCTGGACGACAACCCCGACGACCCGGTCATCATCACCGGCCGCAAAGCCGCCCGCAACCGCCCCCTGACCACGGCCGAAAAGCAGGCCAACCAGCTGATCAGTGCCGAACGCGCCCCCGTCGAACACGGCTTCGCCGCCCTGAAGAACCGGCGCATCCTGATCAAGGTCCGCATGCGCGCCACCCACGCCACCACCCTGCTGCGCGCCCTGATGGTCCTGGCCACCACCGAGCACACCCGATGA
- a CDS encoding epoxide hydrolase family protein — MENNSEIRPFTIDIPQADLDDLRDRLARTRWAADLPDAGWSRGVPVSYLKGLAEYWRDGYDWRVYERELNKYPQFTTEIDGQNIHFLHVRSPEPDALPLILTHGWPGSIVEFLNVIGPLTDPRAHGGDPADAFHLVIPSIPGSGFSGPTGEAGWDTNRVTRAFAELMNRLGYDRYGAQGGDTGAVISPGLGRLNPDKVVGVHANGLSAFTEVNRDEVGELTEAERARLERLQYLKTEQSGYMMIQITRPQTLAHGLHDSPVGQLAWIVEKFKEWTDPAAELPEDAVDRDLLLTNVMLYWLTGTAGSSANSYYETAHAGAWGASERSTVPTGVAVFPMDVSIRRTVELEHTVVHWSEFGRGGHFAAMEAPDLLVGDVREFFSKLR, encoded by the coding sequence ATGGAGAACAACAGCGAAATCCGGCCCTTCACCATCGACATTCCCCAGGCTGACCTGGACGACCTGCGGGACCGGCTCGCTAGGACCCGGTGGGCCGCGGACCTGCCTGATGCCGGCTGGAGCCGCGGGGTGCCGGTGAGCTACCTCAAGGGGCTGGCCGAGTACTGGCGTGATGGCTACGACTGGCGCGTCTACGAGCGGGAGCTGAACAAGTACCCGCAGTTCACCACCGAGATCGACGGGCAGAACATCCACTTCCTGCACGTGCGCTCGCCCGAACCGGACGCGCTGCCGCTGATCCTGACCCACGGCTGGCCCGGCTCGATCGTGGAGTTCCTGAACGTCATCGGCCCGCTGACCGACCCCAGGGCACATGGCGGAGACCCGGCGGACGCGTTCCACCTGGTGATCCCGTCGATCCCCGGCAGCGGGTTCTCCGGGCCGACCGGCGAGGCCGGCTGGGACACCAACCGGGTGACCAGGGCGTTCGCTGAGCTGATGAACCGGCTCGGCTACGACCGCTACGGCGCGCAGGGCGGCGACACCGGCGCGGTCATCTCCCCGGGGCTCGGCCGGCTCAACCCTGACAAGGTCGTCGGCGTGCACGCGAACGGGCTCTCCGCGTTCACCGAGGTCAACCGGGACGAGGTGGGGGAGCTGACCGAGGCCGAGCGGGCGCGGCTGGAGCGCCTGCAGTACCTGAAGACTGAGCAGTCCGGCTACATGATGATCCAGATCACCCGGCCGCAGACCCTGGCGCACGGGCTGCACGACTCCCCGGTCGGGCAGTTGGCCTGGATCGTGGAGAAGTTCAAGGAGTGGACCGATCCGGCCGCCGAACTGCCCGAGGACGCGGTGGACCGGGATCTGTTGCTCACCAACGTGATGCTGTATTGGCTGACCGGCACCGCCGGGTCCTCGGCCAACAGCTACTACGAGACCGCGCATGCCGGAGCCTGGGGCGCGAGTGAGCGTTCCACGGTGCCGACCGGGGTCGCGGTGTTCCCCATGGATGTGTCGATCCGGCGCACTGTCGAGCTCGAACACACTGTCGTGCACTGGTCCGAATTCGGCCGCGGCGGCCACTTCGCCGCCATGGAGGCCCCCGACCTTCTCGTCGGTGACGTCCGGGAGTTCTTCAGCAAGCTGCGCTGA
- a CDS encoding alpha/beta fold hydrolase, whose protein sequence is MLHYREWGAGDRVAVLIHGIMADSRCWWRVGPALAERGYRVIAVDLPGHGDSPRAEEYTPEVYASSVLESVPADPDLAIGHSLGGLTLSVAVERLRPGRAVYADPAFRIPKIDGLDLGGMMAVAKDQTVEMVRQGHPGWSAEECALEIEMLAKWDPATAMALDSVAGSDFTPEPVVPSLVQLADPSELVSEEFAETLVYRGFEVRVVKGAEHTIHRHLFENFMAGLEGWI, encoded by the coding sequence ATGCTGCACTATCGCGAATGGGGCGCCGGTGACCGGGTCGCCGTGCTGATCCACGGCATCATGGCCGACTCCCGCTGTTGGTGGAGGGTCGGCCCGGCGCTGGCCGAGCGCGGTTACCGGGTCATCGCGGTGGACCTGCCCGGGCATGGCGACAGCCCCCGCGCGGAGGAGTACACCCCCGAGGTGTACGCGTCGAGCGTGCTGGAGTCGGTCCCGGCCGACCCCGACCTGGCCATCGGTCATTCACTTGGCGGCCTCACCTTGTCGGTCGCGGTCGAGCGGCTCAGGCCGGGCAGGGCGGTCTACGCCGACCCGGCGTTTCGCATCCCCAAGATCGACGGACTTGATCTTGGCGGGATGATGGCCGTGGCCAAGGACCAGACCGTGGAAATGGTGCGGCAGGGCCACCCCGGCTGGTCCGCCGAGGAATGCGCGCTCGAGATCGAGATGCTGGCCAAGTGGGACCCGGCGACCGCGATGGCGCTGGACTCGGTTGCCGGCTCGGACTTCACGCCGGAGCCGGTGGTGCCGTCATTGGTCCAACTGGCCGACCCGAGCGAGCTGGTCTCCGAGGAGTTCGCCGAAACCCTGGTCTACAGGGGCTTCGAGGTGCGCGTGGTGAAGGGCGCCGAGCACACGATCCATCGCCACTTGTTCGAGAATTTCATGGCCGGTCTCGAGGGCTGGATCTAG